The Meles meles chromosome 6, mMelMel3.1 paternal haplotype, whole genome shotgun sequence genome has a window encoding:
- the GANC gene encoding neutral alpha-glucosidase C isoform X7: MEAAGKEEISVEDEAVDKNIFKDCNKIAFYRRQKQQLSRRSTYQASLDSATTGKDSTKFRIINETTKPVGEFSPEAPFLAASPRMQ; encoded by the exons ATGGAAGCTGCTGGGAAAGAGGAAATCAG tgTTGAAGATGAAGCTGtggataaaaacattttcaaagattGCAACAAGATTGCTTTCTACAG GCGTCAGAAACAGCAGCTTTCCAGGAGATCAACCTATCAGGCATCACTAGACTCAGCCACAACAGGCAAAGACAGCACCAAGTTCCGAATCATCAATGAAACAACCAAG CCTGTTGGCGAGTTTTCACCAGAGGCTCCATTTCTGGCAGCATCTCCAAGGATGCAGTGA